The genomic region TTTGGAGGTTTTGTATGTTCCCTATTGCCCTTAAATCCCTTTGCGTTATGAGCGCTCCTTCAGTTTCTTGTAAGCTAGCTGTATGTTTACAGAGTACGGTACCACTGACGTATCTGATCCTCGTTGGCCTGATTTGCCTGCGAAAATTGACGTTAAAACATGGTTTCTGGTTAAACAGGAGGCTTGATCGAAACTCTTTAGAAGGTTCTGTTCCACTGCTGACAAGTCTGACAAAAATCAATGAATTGTAAGATGCCACTCTGTCTTTTTTCAAGCTCTAAAGCATAATAAAAGGCATTAAAGAAGTAACATTGTCTTGAGCTGTAAAAACGTTTTGACATGTCGGCAGGCATCTCTCCAACAATAAATTGGAAGGTTCCCTGCCAGACTTATTCGCTATGAGGCACAGCCTAAATTATGTGTAAGATATCAACTTCTACTTTACAGCCATTCTTCAATAGTTTTAAATCAAATTACTTCGCATCTTGTCCATaccaaaatatgataaataaataTCCTATTTTTATTGGTCAAACTATTGAAGATTGATGCTTAAACAAAACGGATTCACATCGTTCTTAATTAATTATGCTGCAGAGACCTCAGTAACAATTCATTTACATATTCAGTAGCTCCGGCTTGGCTGGCGAAATTAGAATCATTGACAACGCTGTAAGATTTCTTAGCGAACTTTAAATTTTTGTTCCAATATTTACGCCTATTTTACTGTGAGAATGaggatatttattttaaataattgctTTACAGAGTGGTGGAAAACGGGGGATTGGAAGGGCAAGTTCCCCCTGATCTTTTTGGCTTGCCTCAACTTCAGACAGTGTATGTATTAAGAATTATGTGCACTGCCAAGTGCTGAGTTCTCGTTGCTCCAATAACTgtaaatttaactaattttttgTCTAAAGCAGAAGACTTCGACACAACTCTTTCAACAATACTCTCAAGATGGATACCGAGATAGGCCCTCAGCTTCAATATGTGGATTTTGAGTACAATGAGATCCAAAATGTCGCCGTGGGAGAAAATTACAATAGAATTCTGTTGTAAGTCCATAGCTGTAAATTGTGAAGTAATAGGGATGTGCCTGGACCTAGGTCTTCATGGTATTTTTGTATTGACAACAATGGTATTGCAGGCTGTTGGGGAACCCAGCTTGTGAGGCGGGTAGTTTCTTGTCAAGCAATAAAATATGCAAACCCGCGCCAACTGATGCTTCATACAAGACTTCTTTATCCAAGTGTGGCACAAAATCATGCCACGGTCATGATCAGAAACTCAACCCTGCCACTTGTGCATGTCAAGTGCCATTAACGGGTGAATTAATTTTCAGGTCGCCATCGTTCTCAGACTTATCAAATGCATCAAGGTTCCAGCAGCTAGAGGCTTCGATATGGCGCAATCTCAGCCTTCCTGCAGGTTATGTCTTCATTTGCTGCCTTCGTTTTGATGAAAACAATTATCTCAACATGCAATTGCAAATTTTCCCACCAGACGGAAAACACTTCAAGCGAACAGACATTCAGCGGATTGGTTTTGCTCTAAGCAAGCAAACATACAAACCGCCTCATGAATTTGGGCCCTTCTTCTTTATAGCCGATACATACATTTTTCCTGGTAAATAGGAATATATTCAGCTCCATTTAGTAGCACAGGCATTGAgagctagggttttattttttttacattgtTATGGACTGCAGGGGAGGGAAATCTGAACAGCTTAAGTTTAGGCGCAATTGTGGGCATAGCAGTTGCAAGTGCACTCGTGATCTTATTAATTTTTGGTGTGACCATTTATGCCTTGAAGCAAAAGAGGAGAGCTGAAAAGGCACTTGAATTCAGCAAACCCTTTGGTAATTTCTCTTGTTTACCAAGCATGCGGGCCAATGTCATGTAGCACAATTTGAATTGTTTTAAATATCTTTAGTAAACTATTTTTCTTTTCCGTGATATGATTCAATTAGCTTCGTGGGGAGCAAGCGGTGGGGAAAGCGGAGCCCCGAAATTGAAAGGCGCCAGATGGTTCTCATTTCAAGAGCTGAAAATGGCGAGCAATAATTTTTCTGAGGCTAATGTGATTGGCTCAGGAGGCTATGGAAAGGTATTATTAGTTTGACATTGCTTGTAAATATGAAATGATACGATTCTATTAGCATTCACAAGACCCTAAATAAGTCTATGGAACCCCAAGGCCAAAACTATTCTCCGCCTTATGGTGTAGGTTTAAGCTTACAAAAGTGAAACATGAGCAGAAAAGTTTCAATGTGCTGCTCTACGGCTTCCTAATAGTACCTGTGACCTTATGTTGCTAATTTTGATTAGAAAAACTCTTCTGTTTTTGCTAGTCTCACCTTCCCCCCAAAAGACCAAAAAAATGCAGGCGAAGAATTGAACCTCAATGCCCTGATAAACATGGGCTTAATGTCATATATGCAGAACAGTTATGACAAAGTGCTCTTTTTATTTTTGCCACCTGCAATTGGGAAGTAGACATAGTTTCTCCTCCCGATGTGAATGGTTCCCCAAGTTCTTTTAAATTGAACATAATTATACAGTTGAGTAATATTGAAGGGATTGACATTCAGGTGTACAAAGGAATTTTGACTGCTCTAGGTGGAAGTGAAATAGTGGCCATCAAAAGAGCGCAGCAAGGTTCTATGCAAGGTGGTACCGAATTCAAGAATGAGATTGAGCTACTTTCTCGGGTTCATCACAAGAACTTGGTGGGGCTCATTGGTTTCTGCTTTGAGCAAGGAGAGCAGATGCTTGTTTACGAGTACATGTCAAATGGCACACTCAGAGACAGTCTGTCAGGTAATTGAGCTGAACGATTATTTATACTGCTTTCATTGATCTATCCATATGTTCTCAAGTATAGCGTGCACTGTGAAACCCTTGCAGGGAGAACTGGTATTTATATAGATTGGAGGAGGAGGGTTCGCATTGCCCTAGGTTCAGCTAAGGGATTGAGCTACCTTCACGAGCATGCGAATCCGCCCATCATACACAGAGACGTGAAATCAACCAACATCTTGTTGGATGGAAACCTGACCGCCAAGGTAGCAGACTTTGGACTGTCGAAATTAGTTGCGGATGGAGGTATCGATGGAGGGGGCAAAGGCCATGTCTCCACCCAAGTAAAAGGAACACTTGTCAGTAATCCTATACAAGTCACTCTTCTTCATCTCATCGCTCTTAGAGGAATTTCATTCTAGTGAAGAGTATATGTGCTACCTTTCTCTGTTTATGAGATGTTAAGGGAAAATATCAGCTTAACATCACGTTTTGTTGTTTATTTCGACCTGCCATAAGTTGTATGAGTTCCAAATTCACTTAGGTTTAGATTTTCTTCCCATGAGAATAATTTGTAAGGGCTAATGACAATTTGCGTGTTAAATTTGATTCCAGGGGTATCTGGATCCAGAGTACTACATGACACAGCAATTGAGTGAAAAGAGCGACGTGTACAGTTTCGGTGTTGTGTTAATGGAAATCTTAACAGCACGGCAGCCGATCGAGCGAGGAAAATACATAGTCCGTGAAGTGAAAGGCGCATTAGAGACGGAAGGAATGAATGGTGTTAAGGAGCTGCTAGATCCTCTGCTCATCCAGCTTAGAGACTTGGATGCCGATTCTTATGCCAGCCTTCCAGGCCTTGAAAGCTTTGTGAATGTAGCAGTGCAATGCGTGGAGGAAGCGGCTGCGGATAGGCCGACCATGAGTGAAGTGGTGAAGGAACTGGAAGCCATTGTGGCCAGCGATAAAGTTGGCTATGGCCACGACAATTCGTCATCATCAGTAGCAAGTGACGCTCATCCTTATGCGGCCCTGCTTAAAAAGGGAGGAGCGAGCAGAGGCGGAGGCTCCTTTGATTACAGTGGTGGATTCAGTGTGCCTTCCACCGTGGAGCCCAAGTGAATTTCAAATCATTCTTTTTGTAATCATTCCTTATCTGATGTATACTTATCGGAGTCCCCACAAACATTGATTTCCCAAAACAAACAAGGATGCCCTCTCGTATGCCATATGTCACAGAAGAGCGCAAGTACAATTGTAATATGTAACATGTATGTTTCAGTCGTCAAGAAGTTCCAAGATCTTTTTCTTAtctgtatttattatttatttggtttatttgtTTACTAAATTTAAAACTATCTGCTGACGGCTGAACCATTAATGGTTGTTTCGAATTGACTTCACATTGGTTTTATACAACATTTTGTACATTCATTTGTATTTTTAGGCATTTTCTAAATATTGGAGAACTTTGTCATCACAGAATAATTTAATTTTTAGGACAAAGATAACATGATTGCTTATTTAGTTGTCTATCTTATTTTCAAGTCTGTTTTATCTTAGTTTAGTCTTGTCTTCTCAAAGGTGTTTTTAAACATCATATTGACAAAttcatttatttagaaaatcaaacTTATTTTTAGATGTGCATTCAACTAGTTTAGTCATTCATGGTAGATTAGGTTGTGACAATTGAGTTTGACCATATCATGCTTGAAATTGACAAGCAATATTTTTTGTGTCAATTTAGACTTTAGGGTAATCATAAGATCAAGGAAATCTTTTTAATGACAATGGGgaattatttcaaaataaaatcaatactgtagtcacataaatctgtccacttaattaaatgaatatttagtatttatttgattatttaaccatcaattaataattaattaaattaatatattaaattaattcatcttaaccctcttctcctattaattaaataaattattcaatttatttgatttaattcacttaaccaaattcagaccattaattaaataaataaatcatatttatttaataaaaaaaaaatttaatttatttaatatttatttaaatcccccaaaatcccacctctcacatttaaataaattaacatttaaatcacctttaaataaattaacatttatttaaatcacctttatcctccacccacttgtattttcctacaaaaacaagttgcacaactattttaaataaatcatttatttaaatcacctttatcctccacccacttgcattttcctacaaatgcattttcttacaaatgcaagttgcacaactattttaaatcctatttatcctcacccacttgaaacctttaatggtttctcttaaagtcttc from Cryptomeria japonica chromosome 3, Sugi_1.0, whole genome shotgun sequence harbors:
- the LOC131036726 gene encoding probable leucine-rich repeat receptor-like protein kinase At5g49770 isoform X2: MAEVALVALLYLLLLCYANGIIALTDGENAAALRALKSEWQNTPPNWNGPDPCGTNWEGVICTDSKVTSLSLSTMNLKGRLASDIGCLSDLRSLDLSYNKELTGPIPNSIGQLLHLDTLIMIGCAFTGSIPDELGSLLNLTFLALNSNKLSGEIPASIGNLNQLYWLDIADNQIGGSLPVSTATSPGLDKLTAAKHFHFNKNHLVGQIPPEIFNEDMKLIHVLLDSNRLTGNIPETLGLVSTLEVLRLDRNSLEGSVPLLTSLTKINELHLSNNKLEGSLPDLFAMRHSLNYVDLSNNSFTYSVAPAWLAKLESLTTLVVENGGLEGQVPPDLFGLPQLQTVRLRHNSFNNTLKMDTEIGPQLQYVDFEYNEIQNVAVGENYNRILLLLGNPACEAGSFLSSNKICKPAPTDASYKTSLSKCGTKSCHGHDQKLNPATCACQVPLTGELIFRSPSFSDLSNASRFQQLEASIWRNLSLPAGEGNLNSLSLGAIVGIAVASALVILLIFGVTIYALKQKRRAEKALEFSKPFASWGASGGESGAPKLKGARWFSFQELKMASNNFSEANVIGSGGYGKVYKGILTALGGSEIVAIKRAQQGSMQGGTEFKNEIELLSRVHHKNLVGLIGFCFEQGEQMLVYEYMSNGTLRDSLSGRTGIYIDWRRRVRIALGSAKGLSYLHEHANPPIIHRDVKSTNILLDGNLTAKVADFGLSKLVADGGIDGGGKGHVSTQVKGTLGYLDPEYYMTQQLSEKSDVYSFGVVLMEILTARQPIERGKYIVREVKGALETEGMNGVKELLDPLLIQLRDLDADSYASLPGLESFVNVAVQCVEEAAADRPTMSEVVKELEAIVASDKVGYGHDNSSSSVASDAHPYAALLKKGGASRGGGSFDYSGGFSVPSTVEPK
- the LOC131036726 gene encoding leucine-rich repeat receptor protein kinase HPCA1 isoform X1, which gives rise to MAEVALVALLYLLLLCYANGIIALTDGENAAALRALKSEWQNTPPNWNGPDPCGTNWEGVICTDSKVTSLSLSTMNLKGRLASDIGCLSDLRSLDLSYNKELTGPIPNSIGQLLHLDTLIMIGCAFTGSIPDELGSLLNLTFLALNSNKLSGEIPASIGNLNQLYWLDIADNQIGGSLPVSTATSPGLDKLTAAKHFHFNKNHLVGQIPPEIFNEDMKLIHVLLDSNRLTGNIPETLGLVSTLEVLRLDRNSLEGSVPLLTSLTKINELHLSNNKLEGSLPDLFAMRHSLNYVDLSNNSFTYSVAPAWLAKLESLTTLVVENGGLEGQVPPDLFGLPQLQTVRLRHNSFNNTLKMDTEIGPQLQYVDFEYNEIQNVAVGENYNRILLLLGNPACEAGSFLSSNKICKPAPTDASYKTSLSKCGTKSCHGHDQKLNPATCACQVPLTGELIFRSPSFSDLSNASRFQQLEASIWRNLSLPAGYVFICCLRFDENNYLNMQLQIFPPDGKHFKRTDIQRIGFALSKQTYKPPHEFGPFFFIADTYIFPGEGNLNSLSLGAIVGIAVASALVILLIFGVTIYALKQKRRAEKALEFSKPFASWGASGGESGAPKLKGARWFSFQELKMASNNFSEANVIGSGGYGKVYKGILTALGGSEIVAIKRAQQGSMQGGTEFKNEIELLSRVHHKNLVGLIGFCFEQGEQMLVYEYMSNGTLRDSLSGRTGIYIDWRRRVRIALGSAKGLSYLHEHANPPIIHRDVKSTNILLDGNLTAKVADFGLSKLVADGGIDGGGKGHVSTQVKGTLGYLDPEYYMTQQLSEKSDVYSFGVVLMEILTARQPIERGKYIVREVKGALETEGMNGVKELLDPLLIQLRDLDADSYASLPGLESFVNVAVQCVEEAAADRPTMSEVVKELEAIVASDKVGYGHDNSSSSVASDAHPYAALLKKGGASRGGGSFDYSGGFSVPSTVEPK
- the LOC131036726 gene encoding leucine-rich repeat receptor protein kinase HPCA1 isoform X4 — translated: MAEVALVALLYLLLLCYANGIIALTDGENAAALRALKSEWQNTPPNWNGPDPCGTNWEGVICTDSKVTSLSLSTMNLKGRLASDIGCLSDLRSLDLSYNKELTGPIPNSIGQLLHLDTLLLDSNRLTGNIPETLGLVSTLEVLRLDRNSLEGSVPLLTSLTKINELHLSNNKLEGSLPDLFAMRHSLNYVDLSNNSFTYSVAPAWLAKLESLTTLVVENGGLEGQVPPDLFGLPQLQTVRLRHNSFNNTLKMDTEIGPQLQYVDFEYNEIQNVAVGENYNRILLLLGNPACEAGSFLSSNKICKPAPTDASYKTSLSKCGTKSCHGHDQKLNPATCACQVPLTGELIFRSPSFSDLSNASRFQQLEASIWRNLSLPAGYVFICCLRFDENNYLNMQLQIFPPDGKHFKRTDIQRIGFALSKQTYKPPHEFGPFFFIADTYIFPGEGNLNSLSLGAIVGIAVASALVILLIFGVTIYALKQKRRAEKALEFSKPFASWGASGGESGAPKLKGARWFSFQELKMASNNFSEANVIGSGGYGKVYKGILTALGGSEIVAIKRAQQGSMQGGTEFKNEIELLSRVHHKNLVGLIGFCFEQGEQMLVYEYMSNGTLRDSLSGRTGIYIDWRRRVRIALGSAKGLSYLHEHANPPIIHRDVKSTNILLDGNLTAKVADFGLSKLVADGGIDGGGKGHVSTQVKGTLGYLDPEYYMTQQLSEKSDVYSFGVVLMEILTARQPIERGKYIVREVKGALETEGMNGVKELLDPLLIQLRDLDADSYASLPGLESFVNVAVQCVEEAAADRPTMSEVVKELEAIVASDKVGYGHDNSSSSVASDAHPYAALLKKGGASRGGGSFDYSGGFSVPSTVEPK
- the LOC131036726 gene encoding leucine-rich repeat receptor protein kinase HPCA1 isoform X3 → MAEVALVALLYLLLLCYANGIIALTDGENAAALRALKSEWQNTPPNWNGPDPCGTNWEGVICTDSKVTSLSLSTMNLKGRLASDIGCLSDLRSLDLSYNKELTGPIPNSIGQLLHLDTFHFNKNHLVGQIPPEIFNEDMKLIHVLLDSNRLTGNIPETLGLVSTLEVLRLDRNSLEGSVPLLTSLTKINELHLSNNKLEGSLPDLFAMRHSLNYVDLSNNSFTYSVAPAWLAKLESLTTLVVENGGLEGQVPPDLFGLPQLQTVRLRHNSFNNTLKMDTEIGPQLQYVDFEYNEIQNVAVGENYNRILLLLGNPACEAGSFLSSNKICKPAPTDASYKTSLSKCGTKSCHGHDQKLNPATCACQVPLTGELIFRSPSFSDLSNASRFQQLEASIWRNLSLPAGYVFICCLRFDENNYLNMQLQIFPPDGKHFKRTDIQRIGFALSKQTYKPPHEFGPFFFIADTYIFPGEGNLNSLSLGAIVGIAVASALVILLIFGVTIYALKQKRRAEKALEFSKPFASWGASGGESGAPKLKGARWFSFQELKMASNNFSEANVIGSGGYGKVYKGILTALGGSEIVAIKRAQQGSMQGGTEFKNEIELLSRVHHKNLVGLIGFCFEQGEQMLVYEYMSNGTLRDSLSGRTGIYIDWRRRVRIALGSAKGLSYLHEHANPPIIHRDVKSTNILLDGNLTAKVADFGLSKLVADGGIDGGGKGHVSTQVKGTLGYLDPEYYMTQQLSEKSDVYSFGVVLMEILTARQPIERGKYIVREVKGALETEGMNGVKELLDPLLIQLRDLDADSYASLPGLESFVNVAVQCVEEAAADRPTMSEVVKELEAIVASDKVGYGHDNSSSSVASDAHPYAALLKKGGASRGGGSFDYSGGFSVPSTVEPK
- the LOC131036726 gene encoding leucine-rich repeat receptor protein kinase HPCA1 isoform X5; its protein translation is MAEVALVALLYLLLLCYANGIIALTDGENAAALRALKSEWQNTPPNWNGPDPCGTNWEGVICTDSKVTSLSLSTMNLKGRLASDIGCLSDLRSLDLSYNKELTGPIPNSIGQLLHLDTLIMIGCAFTGSIPDELGSLLNLTFLALNSNKLSGEIPASIGNLNQLYWLDIADNQIGGSLPVSTATSPGLDKLTAAKHFHFNKNHLVGQIPPEIFNEDMKLIHVLLDSNRLTGNIPETLGLVSTLEVLRLDRNSLEGSVPLLTSLTKINELHLSNNKLEGSLPDLFAMRHSLNYVDLSNNSFTYSVAPAWLAKLESLTTLVVENGGLEGQVPPDLFGLPQLQTVRLRHNSFNNTLKMDTEIGPQLQYVDFEYNEIQNVAVGENYNRILLLLGNPACEAGSFLSSNKICKPAPTDASYKTSLSKCGTKSCHGHDQKLNPATCACQVPLTGELIFRSPSFSDLSNASRFQQLEASIWRNLSLPAGYVFICCLRFDENNYLNMQLQIFPPDGKHFKRTDIQRIGFALSKQTYKPPHEFGPFFFIADTYIFPGEGNLNSLSLGAIVGIAVASALVILLIFGVTIYALKQKRRAEKALEFSKPFASWGASGGESGAPKLKGARWFSFQELKMASNNFSEANVIGSGGYGKVYKGILTALGGSEIVAIKRAQQGSMQGGTEFKNEIELLSRVHHKNLVGLIGFCFEQGEQMLVYEYMSNGTLRDSLSGRTGIYIDWRRRVRIALGSAKGLSYLHEHANPPIIHRDVKSTNILLDGNLTAKVADFGLSKLVADGGIDGGGKGHVSTQVKGTLVSNPIQVTLLHLIALRGISF